In the Colletotrichum higginsianum IMI 349063 chromosome 7 map unlocalized unitig_7, whole genome shotgun sequence genome, one interval contains:
- a CDS encoding major facilitator superfamily transporter yields the protein MVTENRGTGNKVKDFFILTYCCLSYFFNYLDRAAFANAYVAGLREALHMKGHDYNTVLSVTTAGMVVGQIPHGIVIGLQIVRPKIWLPSMVLVWAGLTMVSAAVKTTAQLCVVRFFLGLAEASTYSGAIYIMGSWYKPQEISKRTAIFTASGQVGTMFAGAMMAAIYKGLGGVGGLGGWQWVFIIDGIITLPIAFFGFFYFPDIPENTNARYLSESEKKLAVGRLPPVVKNSHSVSPFSLLRRLVLMPGFWILVLWSPLCATLEAWVVQGNFILWLKYHAEHFTQSQINTYPLGVQAVGIVTNILAAWHMDATGTRVPMVLLVCIIQIVCAAMLLVPTLPFAGTMFAFYLSGSSYMVNPLIFGWASIILQRSGDEAVRSVTVYAMNVGATTLYTFWGIIFYAADEAPYWKKGAIVMIVCSVLVLGFMGLVIKMDKDSLAKYGSMTVDDFEAAAASRNLQTPPDGDKSDSDDQKNSSSSKVTAI from the exons ATGGTGACCGAGAACCGTGGCACCGGCAATAAGGTCAAAG ATTTCTTCATCCTG ACCTACTGCTGTCTGAGCTACTTCTTCAACTACTTGG ACCGTGCCGCCTTCGCCAATGCATAC GTTGCTGGTCTCCGGGAGGCCCTGCACATGAAGGGTCATGACTACAACACCGTGTTATCAGTGACCACCGCGGG CATGGTCGTCGGGCAGATCCCCcacggcatcgtcatcggcctcCAGATCGTCCGCCCCAAGATCTGGCTGCCGAGTATGGTGCTCGTCTGGGCCGGCCTGACCATGgtcagcgccgccgtcaagacCACCGCCCAGCTGTGCGTCGtccgcttcttcctcggcctcgccgaggccagcaCCTACTCGGGCGCCATCTACATCATGGGCTCGTGGTACAAGCCGCAGGAGATCTCCAAGCGCACCGCCATCTTCACCGCCTCCGGCCAGGTCGGCACCAtgttcgccggcgccatgatGGCCGCCATCTACaagggcctcggcggcgtgggcggcctcggcggttGGCAATGGGTCTTCATCATCG ATGGCATCATCACCCTCCCCATCGCCTTCTTTGGCTTCTTCTACTTCCCCGACATCCCGGAGAACACCAACGCCCGTTATCTTAGCGAGTCTgagaagaagctcgccgTTGGGCGACTACCCCCGGTCGTCAAGAACTCGCACAGCGTCAGCCCCTTTTCCCTGCTGAGGCGCCTCGTGCTCATGCCTGGTTT CTGGATCTTGGTGCTCTGGTCCCCCCTGTGCGCGACCCTCGAGGCTTGGGTTGTCCAGGGCAACTTCATCCTCTGGCTCAAGTACCATGCCGAGCACTTCACCCAGAGCCAGATCAACACGTACCCCCTGGGCGTCCAGGCCGTGGGCATCGTGACcaacatcctcgccgcctggcATATGGACGCCACCGGCACCCGCGTGCCCATGGTGTTGCTCGTGTGCATCATCCAGATCGTGTGCGCCGCCATGCTGCTCGTGCCGACCCTGCCGTTCGCCGGCACCATGTTCGCCTTCTACCTCTCGGGCTCGTCGTACATGGTCAACCCGCTCATCTTCGGCTGGGCGAGCATCATCCTGCAGCgcagcggcgacgaggccgtccgcagCGTGACCGTCTACGCCATGAACGTCGGCGCCACGACGCTGTACACCTTCTGGGGCATCATCTTctacgccgccgacgaggcgccGTACTGGAAGAAGGGCGCCATCGTCATGATTGTGTGCtcggtcctcgtcctcggcttcaTGGGGCTTGTTATCAAG ATGGACAAAGACTCGCTCGCAAAGTACGGCTCGATGACGGTCGATGATTTTGAGGCGGCCGCCGCATCCCGCAATCTTCAGACACCGCCCGACGGGGATAAGTCGGACAGTGATGACCAGAAGAACTCGAGCTCTTCGAAAGTCACAGCTATATGA
- a CDS encoding Isoflavone reductase family protein, which produces MRVALLGATGETGTSILNGLLASTDPKYEITALIRPSSLQKPEIHDLEKRGVRIASVDLGGPEDEITKQLTGHEVVISAIVAEGIMDQIPLANAAKTAGVPRFVPCFFGTVMPARGMLWLRDKVRPGRQPTPPPPPLSALLNPDPGLLTCVTQKEDVLNHVQTLYLPYTVIDVGWWYQISLPRLPSGKINAVASPFPDWIAGDGTVLSGMTDLRDIGKYVARIIADPRTLNQKVFAYTELLSQNDVYGLVERLSGERVEREYVSPRQPTSRMSFWQSGRPRWSAEDMESRLDEAKNDEANIHKLSVLQYRKSWGLRGDNTPEYARYLGYQIGKDLYPDLVGNSFEDFCKEALECKVKPIYEKKRQEAIAAAAAANAKDKVAEN; this is translated from the exons ATGAGGGTCGCACTTCTTGGCGCAACCGGAGAGACCGGGACATCCATCTTGAACGGCCTGCTCGCCTCAACGGATCCAAAATAT GAGATCACAGCCCTCATCCGGCCGAGCTCGCTCCAGAAGCCCGAAATCCACGACTTGGAGAAGAGGGGCGTCAGGATCGCCTcggtcgacctcggcggccctGAAGACGAGATCACGAAACAGCTCACAGGGCACGAAGTAGTCATCTCGGCCATTGTCGCGGAAGGCATCATGGACCAGATCCCCCTCGCCAATGCCGCCAAGACGGCCGGCGTCCCACGGTTCGTGCCGTGTTTCTTCGGCACGGTGATGCCGGCCCGAGGGATGCTATGGCTCAGGGACAAAGTACGACCCGGGCGGCAACCcacccccccgccccccccaCTGTCCGCTCTTTTGAACCCCGACCCAGGCTTACTGACGTGTGTGACGCAGAAAGAGGATGTGCTGAACCATGTCCAAACCTTGTATCTGCCCTACaccgtcatcgacgtcggcTGGTGGTACCAGATCAGCCTGCCGCGCCTCCCCTCGGGCAAGATCAACGCGGTCGCGAGTCCCTTTCCGGATTGGATCGCGGGCGACGGGACTGTGCTGTCCGGTATGACCGACCTACGGGATATTGGAAAGTACGTCGCGCGGATCATCGCGGATCCTCGCACCCTAAACCAAAAGGTCTTCGCGTACACCGAGCTGCTGTCCCAGAACGACGTctacggcctcgtcgagaggTTGAGCGGGGAGAGGGTCGAGAGAGAATACGTGAGTCCCAGACAGCCCACGTCGCGAATGAGCTTTTGGCAATCGGGGCGACCCCGG TGGTCGGCAGAGGACATGGAGTCTcggctggacgaggccaaaAACGACGAGGCCAACATCCACAAGCTCTCGGTGTTGCAGTATCGCAAGTCGTGGGGTCTCCGCGGCGACAACACGCCCGAGTACGCCCGCTACCTGGGTTATCAGATCGGCAAAGACTTGTATCCCGACCTGGTGGGAAATTCGTTTGAGGACTTTTGcaaggaggcgttggagtgTAAGGTGAAGCCCATTTATGAGAAGAAAAGGCAGGAGGCCATcgcggctgctgcggctgctaATGCAAAGGACAAGGTTGCGGAGAACTAA
- a CDS encoding Dioxygenase → MATNGTNGANGTHANGANGANGANGAQSKFDPNFTQHVIDLMSPETKPRHRQVLGSLIKHLHDFCRDVELTQEEWILGVNYINSIGQAYQKNRNEAWRVCDILGIESLVDEINHTVVTESGVTPTSSAILGPFWSPETPFRDLGASVVQNMPKDGQFTFFHGVIKDAETGKGIPDAVFDMWQASTNGKYDVFDLENQTRHNLRGKFKTDADGKFWFYCLKPTEYAIDTSGPSAELLRLMGRHPYRPAHIHIMVTHPDYIGVTAQLYPSDDPYLETDTACAVKPDLLLNFRPVENEPQGATLDVEYDVRLVSKKYKPDSKMLMQNANQNKF, encoded by the exons ATGGCCACGAACGGAACGaacggcgccaacggcacccACGCCAACGGAGCCAACGGAGCCAACGGAGCCAACGGCGCCCAGAGCAAGTTCGACCCCAACTTCACACAACATGTCATCGACCTCATGAGCCCCGAGACGAAGCCCAGACACAGACAGGTGCTCGGCTCGCTGATCAAGCACCTGCACGACTTCTGCAGAGACGTCGAGCTCACACAAGAAGAATGGATTCTCGGCGTCAACTACATCAACTCCATCGGCCAGGCCTACCAGAAGAACCGCAACGAGGCGTGGCGCGTGTGCGACATCCTGGGTATCGAATC GCTCGTCGATGAGATCAACCACACTGTCGTGACCGAGTCGGGCGTCACCCCCACATCCTCGGCCATCCTCGGCCCCTTCTGGTCCCCCGAAACGCCCTtccgcgacctcggcgcgTCCGTCGTCCAGAACATGCCCAAGGACGGCCAGTTCACCTTCTTCCACGGCGTcatcaaggacgccgagacgggcaAGGGCATtcccgacgccgtcttcgacatGTGGCAGGCCAGCACCAACGGCAAGTacgacgtcttcgacctcgagaacCAGACGCGCCACAACCTGCGCGGCAAGTTCAAGacggacgccgacggcaagtTCTGGTTCTACTGCCTCAAGCCCACCGAGTACGCCATCGACACCTCCGGCCCCTCGGCCGAGCTGCTCCGCCTCATGGGCCGCCACCCCTACCGCCCCGCGCACATCCACATCATGGTCACCCACCCGGACTACATCGGCGTCACCGCCCAGCTCTACCCCAGCGACGACCCCTACCTCGAGACCGACACCGCCTGCGCCGTCAAGCCCGACCTGCTGCTCAACTTCCGGCCCGTCGAGAACGAGCCCCAGGGCGCcaccctcgacgtcgagtaCGACGTCCGCCTCGTGTCCAAGAAGTACAAGCCGGATTCCAAGATGCTCATGCAGAACGCCAACCAGAACAAGTTTTAG
- a CDS encoding NADP-dependent L-serine/L-allo-threonine dehydrogenase ydfG, with protein MGLQGKNVLLTGASMGIGEAIANALAAEGTNLILLSRSEDKLSSLAKKLSASYPDAKIIYRAADIGNFEVVDKAVASAVEEIGDIDVLINNAGLALGAPARFHELKIEDVVTMSNTNIKGTMFVTHSVLNRSMMRQKSGKGTILNVTSTTALEVPPFPGEAVYHASKAFQEGFTNSLRNELVETDIKVLALRPGVVATHFHTQRVGFDKDQYDSFIEGYEFVTLFPPPPRAYLWQSSMQAGCVLTFPLSPLVSEDVARAAVYMLNQPEKISIKALDVVPTAQRSLNVFDRTWNERRN; from the exons ATGGGTCTTCAAGGAAAAAATGTCCTTTTG ACAGGTGCTTCAATGGGCATTGGCGAAGCCATTGCCAACGCACTAGCTGCTGAAGGCACAAATCTCATTCTTCTATCGCGTTCAGAG GACAAGCTGAGCTCGCTGGCCAAGAAGTTGTCCGCCTCATACCCTGACGCAAAAATCATCTATCGCGCTGCCGACATTGGCAACTTCGAGGTTGTCGACAAGGCCGTTGCTTCtgccgtcgaggagattgGCGACATCGACGTTCTCATCAACAAT GCCGGTCTTGCCCTCGGAGCTCCCGCCAGATTCCACGAACTCAAGatcgaggacgtcgtcacCATGTCCAACACGAACATCAAAGGCACCATGTTCGTCACCCACTCGGTGCTCAACAGGTCCATGATGAGGCAGAAGTCGGGCAAAGGGACGATCCTTAATGTCACGTCCACCACCGCGCTGGAGGTGCCGCCCTTCCCGGGCGAAGCCGTGTACCACGCGAGCAAAGCCTTCCAGGAAGGCTTCACCAACTCCCTCCGGAACGAGCTGGTCGAGACGGACATCAAGGTGCTGGCCCTGAGGCCGGGCGTCGTCGCGACTCACTTCCACACGCAACGTGTTGGGTTCGACAAGGACCAATACGACTCGTTCATCGAGGGTTACGAGTTCGTCACactcttcccccctcccccccgggcATACCTCTGGCAATCGTCGATGCAAGCAGGTTGCGTGCTGACATTTCCCCTTAGCCCTCTGGTCTCCGAGGACGTTGCCCGTGCCGCCGTTTACATGCTCAACCAGCCCGAAAAGATATCCATCAAGGCGCTGGACGTCGTCCCAACAG CTCAACGATCGCTCAACGTATTCGACCGAACATGGAACGAACGCAGGAACTGA
- a CDS encoding Dienelactone hydrolase, with amino-acid sequence MEIASCCLKAFEWDGTPAGRIEKLAGNDVYVAGDNPDAAVLIVHDLLGWTFPNARLLADHYAREANATVYLPDFFGGWVVPFEPILAGRFREVDLSVFQRDSGRDAREPEIFNAARALREKHNKVAAIGFCYGGWAVFRLGAKEHDPPLVDCISAGHPSMLTKEDIDGVGVPVQILAPEHDFVFTPELKSHCFETVTKKGVPFEYHHFAGVEHACLTRGDPGRPGEREAMARGKSAAVSWFNMYLH; translated from the coding sequence ATGGAGATCGCCTCGTGTTGCCTGAAGGCCTTCGAGTGGGACGGCACGCCCGCCGGCCGGatcgagaagctcgccgGCAACGACGTCTACGTCGCCGGAGACAACCCCGACGCggccgtcctcatcgtccacGACCTGCTCGGCTGGACGTTCCCCAACGCGCGCCTCCTCGCGGATCACTACGCCCGCGAGGCCAACGCCACCGTCTACCTACCCGACTTCTTCGGCGGCTGGGTCGTGCCCTTCGAGCCGATCCTCGCCGGTCGCTTCCGCGAGGTCGACCTGTCGGTCTTCCAAAGGGACAgcggccgcgacgcccgGGAGCCCGAAatcttcaacgccgccagGGCACTGCGGGAAAAGCACAACAAGGTCGCGGCCATCGGGTTCTGCTACGGCGGGTGGGCCGTCTTCCGGCTCGGGGCGAAGGAGCACGACCCCCCGTTGGTCGACTGCATCTCGGCCGGCCACCCGAGCATGTTGACCAAGGAGGACATCGATGGCGTCGGGGTCCCCGTACAGATCCTGGCCCCGGAGCATGACTTCGTCTTCACCCCCGAGCTGAAGTCGCACTGCTTCGAAACCGTGACGAAGAAGGGCGTGCCCTTTGAGTATCATCATTTCGCCGGAGTAGAGCATGCTTGCCTGACGAGGGGCGATCCAGGAAGGCCCGGGGAGCGGGAGGCTATGGCGCGAGGAAAGTCGGCGGCAGTCAGCTGGTTCAACATGTACCTACATTGA
- a CDS encoding Mold-specific m46 protein has product MQLRDLTALLFLALSTARASSVQAREAIPAELSARACTYNGCQCVSGLAQGVYCGNCVVGAGTYAIKTKRVRTHAFECSPGGGCCSYGAASDCGTSRARCRSGSAN; this is encoded by the coding sequence ATGCAGCTCAGAGACCTCACCGCCCTGCTGTTTCTAGCACTGTCGACAGCCCGCGCGTCCTCCGTGCAGGCTCGCGAAGCCATTCCGGCCGAGCTCTCGGCGCGAGCTTGCACCTACAACGGCTGCCAGTGTGTGAGCGGCCTCGCGCAAGGCGTCTACTGCGGCAACTGCGTCGTCGGGGCCGGAACCTACGCCATCAAGACGAAGCGGGTTCGGACCCACGCTTTCGAGTGCAGCCCCGGCGGAGGATGTTGCTCGTACGGGGCTGCGAGCGACTGCGGCACGAGCAGAGCGAGATGCCGGAGCGGTTCGGCGAACTGA